DNA sequence from the Glycine soja cultivar W05 chromosome 18, ASM419377v2, whole genome shotgun sequence genome:
aaaatctgatgttgtaagtgatatttaacatcagttatttaaatagacgatgttatatgatatgaattatgaagaaaaaaaagttataaatctataaatcaacatcgatttttaaaaaactgatgttgttagtGACAtgtaacatcgatttttaaaataaccgatgttaaatgtgatatttgacatcggtttttaaaaaactgatgttgtaggTGACATttcacatcggtttttaaaaaaactgatgtgaaatgttacttacaacatcagtttttttaaaaaccgatgttaaaaaatgttgaggtaagtgacatttaacatcagtttttaaaaaaactgatgttgtaagtaacatttcacatcagtttttttaaagaccgatgttgttttagaaatttatttttaacatgatgtctgttttttcaataaatcccaaaaataacctgcaaattttaaaatcagaccacacaacatataattttcattctgttttgaaacagtttttaccagaaaattcaataagaaatttactaattactatgaatttaaaacatatttaatgttgAGACATGAATTGTAAATTAAGTAAGTAAATATAAACTACAATTACAAGATTGTCTAAACatcctaagtttcatttttCACTTTCAAATAGTACTTTGCCCACTGGTtgcgaagcgccttcaatctttctggttccaatggtctaggatcagtgaaatactgcatgatataataaaacataagttaataatatattagcaatcataataatatgaaatttggtgaattaaaaattaccatttcccaattattctggaaatttcctaagattatagttgacatccaatgcatgacgtaatacccacactcagtgcttcctttttgtctattacactaaatacattatgaaatttagatatgcaACGTTcagtacaaattagtctacacaatactaaaatataagtgaaaacatattgtttaaataacttactttaacaacaatccacctagcaggagtcttggatttactttgttgagtatcgtcaagtcctttcaaagcactattgAATACAAACATAGATTCTTAttgtacatttaaaattttgatttacctgactaatgctaatgcaaatatattaaaaaacaacactgacctattaattatgcctttgaggtagttgtctggcttattatgcaacgaacaaaaccaaatgacaacattttccttaggcaaaatgacgaccatttgccaatgtgcactgcagtggagaccaatatatgttattatactattatacattatttaaattcatttgttgagtttaagttacccattcaagtaggctcctaggtacacatctcgttttgaattttgcatccagttcttaatgtaattttctgattcaaattgtgattggccAGATCTCTGGatagactgtggctcgaggaatccatacacatcgatATTCCcagctcgcatacttgtctcagtcatatgcctattattgttaacacaaagtaaattatgcatgaaggtaaaacaataaattaggtaactaacaataatctaaattgacttacagaatccacaactgtataacagatatgctgagacattgaccaccatgtgcaatttcagacagatcttcatgctttatgtacaagggaaaGTTTTCATTAAATAGGCCAAAcaaggtagcatcccacataacctgcaatggcttcagaaaaagctgtggaatggtcaatgtcattagatatagcggatcatcgacctcatcATCCGGCCTATCTGCAGGTTTCGCGGGTCTCACAGctccctgtttatccaacataattaattgacataatttaatcacagtaaacattttaattggaaaaataagcatttaatgacactaaaatacctgttctgataaacgcttgACTAGATGTGTCGACCAAGCAAGGAATGTGTTAAGAGCCTGTCCCACGACCTTAACCTCTttagtgggtacaggaatgggAGCATCTACATCTCTAatctcctcaacaccaaccttaacTTGATCATGCAGCAAAGGAATGTTGTGAATTGTTgtagatccctcataaactcttcccaGGGCAACCAGGCGAGAAGGATATTCTTCAATATACAACCCACATTTGTATGAGTCACCGGTGTCTAGAtcgttccctgagggatcaacacaactctcctttgtgctgacacgagcagCTGAAGGACCAACATCAGGTTCAGGAGGCAGTGcgagtccctgtgattgcatttGGCTGAGGGATAACATTAGCCGTCGAGTGACTTTTTCTGTGATTGAATCCTCTAGTTGGTCCTTGATTTGTTGCGTCAACTGTTGCAGGTATTCGGGAGCAATGGAGGAGGTCCTTGAAGctgatccaaagtattgtttgatgGTTATACCGGCTCTTACAGCACGCACACgaccagggtgttctggtcgcccaatggcagcagtcagtATATCATGACGTCCATGGGTAACAAAGGAACCCTGTGAGGCCTGCTCCTCAAGCGCATCCTGTGAAGAACACATTTATTCTATACTTaatcacacaataaaaaaaataattacaattatgaattgaaagtgacttacaatcttgtcagcaatttcctttgctgctTCAGATGTCATGTCaccagttttcttggtgcgggctagcttccacttcacgtgtcgtttgatgggagatggaggatcaatgaCGGTGTCAGTGCTTCCGGATTGAGTTGCTTCctctagttttttctttctcttctcatccatcaactttttttctaaatattcataacccccacgagacatcACGTGAGGGGCAGTGTTTTGTTTTTGGACAGCTTGTGCTTTTTTTCGAACATTCTgtaaaaatgaaacattaatgaaactcatgattacaatgtattataataagttcatttaaagttaaaaaaatgaaaatcccaAATTAGTTACCTCCCATGAAGGGTCTCTACGGCTCTGGCAAAATTGGgtccatttctccttgctaatgccgTACATTTTGCATACAGTGTCATCAACACTATCCTTGTCagctgcaagtgcccatttcgACGTCAAATCAGACTTAAACTGTCTCCACCGCTACCCCAcagtctgaagtattttcttttttgtccttaaatcagatgcttcagggatatcaaattcagcctaACAAAGagtaaattaggttttattaatactaaattcaaatatttggctaacaaacaatatggaacatgaaataatacatgatacctgaatatcctcccatatcaaatccttctgagtaATAGGGACATGCTTCCAATTTTCGTATGTgacatccaccttatcacgagcaACGATCCCTAAATATGTTCTAAATTTCTTGCTGTGGGGACCGTCTGCTTTGCCAGTAACAGGATCCACATGGACAAGGGGTCTCTCTGCCCCAACTGGTCTAGTCGCCAATAATCTTAGGCGTGAGGCCTTTCTAGTCCGCTTCAATGGTGGTGACGACGAATGCGATGTTACACCagtagaaggaggaggaggcggaGGAGAGTTTGACTGTGTAGCCATTTggctgtgaaaaaaaaaacattaattcaatatgttataaaaaataaatgcgtatgaatgtaattaaatgaattgaaattaagtacaaaataaaaaaaaattacattagacgatgttaattaattctccttcatcgtgatcattacgattagcatgaacatcGTCAGTTTCTTCTCCGATGACATTAGGTGACaattgtgtggacaaaggactaacataagtatcaatgtatgaataatcatcttcaacattgaCACCTATTGTTTTTCCATGTAAAACCACTGACCACCTTTGATCACAAGGGTCTTCgacataaaatacttgtttcgCTTGTTCTGCCATAATGAAAGGATCATTCTGGTATGCGAGTTTGTTAAGATCCACCAACGTAAATCCCACATCATCGGTCCGCACACCGGTATTACtgtcaacccacttacatttgaaaacacagacagtgaatttgacatagttaagctcccaaatttcttcaatgaaaccaaagtaagggatgaaagctacacaaggattgtcatcatgtacactagcgaagtgttgagattcagcccttagggtaaccccactgttttgcattgtacttttttggtcttgtgcttttgtatagaaggaatacttgtttatatcatatccttgccaagttataacatttcttttaggtccatctgctagctttctcaaCATTTCAGAAGCATTATCATCAGCCAAGATTGTGTGTTTAAACCAatctaggaaagtcttgttatgttttttcaacactgagttcttcgacatttttggattactttgtttgactaaattttcatgacgaactatgtatggcaaaacttcattactattattcaacacatacaagtgagcttgttgcaaatcttctacacttggagtgatgacatgcagtcctcttgaacccttacctcttACTCTTTCGTCATGCCGAGACTcgggaagcccaacaggtttagctttttcgtatgtcatccagtatttgtcgtcttccattcaaacaattgatgcaaggacaataatattttccatcttcatccggttgacctctttctgaagcaaattgtaagaattgctcgacgccttcctcatattctgggctgatgcgactttcattcatccaacttcgatccatctaagtaatAACTCGGTCATACTCtcaaagttattcgatgcatgaaaatctcacttttttattaaaggtgtggccctatcccattcggcaagaccgtcttttatggtagcttcatacatcagggttaattctattttgttaaatttgacaaaattttggcagcatttcgcattggtctctaagtacacgacatgaaatcggtgaaattaatttcccgataatcaagtatgcactcagagaacaactagaaatgcactaccaaaatttcatcaaattaaacaaaataattttaaccttaacacatgaatctaccataaaaatatcagtctccccaaactgtccaaacggacaattcaagattgaatacaatgattaatgcaaactgtccgcaagaatcattgcatccaatctcaaacgggaatctaaggttcactcatcatgaacacaatttgtatagcatatatcaattgtcattaatggcagtgaacacgtaataaaaatattcattggtaacaaacatttgtacctgtgatgatgagcagcacggtccaaaatgaaagcaagaatcaaagaaataaCTGAATGAACACCTACATAAGACAATTTtgtgtatgataaaaaaaagagtaagatTAAGTATAACAAGCGCTCAGAAGATATGAAAAcaatttattctaaattatataaaaaaaaatgtcttacttctttctcttttcggatatatatatatatatatatatatatatatatatatatatatatatatatatatatatatatatatatatatatatatatatatatatatatatatacacacacgcacacacacaacTTCTATTACCTCTCAGAAGATCACAGAACTGCACTGTGGACAGGCCCAGTCACAGGGTCCCCCACTTTCTTTATGGCTTCAAACGTTGTGCCATCCACTAGTATCCCTGTCATTGAATCAAGTCGTGTTATTGCATGTCTCATTAGAAAATGACATGAcatgagtttaatttaattataacgaGAAGTGTTAAAaacctatatatttttttaaagcattcttttaatcaaattttttataacgAGTTAAAccttattgaaaatataaactgCTCTGCTCTGTCTCCGTGTGACACAATTTTCATTATTCATATAACCAAACTCATCCAATAATAGTAGTACACTCGATCGGAACATAAATAACAAAAGGGTAATAGTAGGAATTCAGAATACTGTTAAATTATAAGATGAATctcacaaaattaataaaataataagatatgaatctcactaaataattaataaatataattttttttaatgggtAGTAACAAGTAATTTTATTGTCAGCTTGTGAGAAcagaataataaaaacaaaaaaagtaccGTCAACTTTAGTTGAGTTGTTAGTCTTCAATCTTAATTACCCACGACTCTTCTCATCTTCCCAGTTCCAACTACCTGTGCAATGCATGCCGTCAATGCTCAGAATAAATCATAATCTGCTATTTTTGTATTACCCTCTCTCCTTAGtatttttgaaaaagtaaaGTGTATTATAAGTCCCCTTAGTAGCATATTGATTCAATCTTGTCCAACATTATCAAGATACGCTAAATCAATCCCAGTgatatattgattaaatttgAGCTATATTTTGTCAGATTTTATTTTAGCGATTCCATTTTAAAAGGCAAAAGAGAACAAATACACAAACAAATATCTTCTTGGTGGTGGGGCCAGTCTGCAAATTTATTAATAGCCTAATGAACTCTACGAAGTACACTAAAGATCATgaactaaaaaacataaacaagtTTATAGATTTTGTCACTAGTATGGCAATCATACAAGTTTACTGATTAAGGTAGAAGTAACTTGTGATATCAGGGATTTAAATCCTGAAGTGTCTACTCTGGAGATAATACTGTGTAgattcctaataaaaaaataaaacaaaaaagatgtgTTATACTAAAGTAAAAAAGCTTTTCAGTCATAATAGCCTAAACATTGattatatagattttttaaaattttacttcgGAAACCAGTGCCATCTTAGTGCcagttgtgtatttttttttttttgttaaccaAACTCTATTGTACattattaagataaaattttgacaGAAGaataacactaaaaaaataaataactatatCTAGTTTTATCTTCAAATAAATCCTTTTGGCATTTAAGCTAATAGGAGGGAGTGGTTAATGTGTCCTGACCAAGTGAAAAAGGAAAGCCAGGCCAAGCTATACTCTTGGACAATGGTATGGCTGTGCAATAGTGCATGTTTGATTTTCAAGCTTCTCATAACAAATGTCTTCCAAACTTCAAATATCAATCAGTATTCAGCAAGTTCAAACATCAAAACCACAACTATTAAATCCCACAGTTAAAATTACAATCAAcaatacacacaaaaaaaaagtccttaagaACTGACACGCAATCGATTTGGTAAcactaaaaggaaaacaaggcaCATTCACTTCAATCACAACGTAACATAGGTTTTCTATCCAATTAGATTAATACAGTTCAAACCAACCAAACCTAAAATATTACATCCCCTTTTCTAATTTCtcgtttcaaaacaaaaaatatatatataatcctaTACAAACAACGACTCCGTAGTATGATGAATAGAGAATGCGTAATGTaataaggaaaaggaaaagtgagaAGGGAAGAGAAGAAGCGtaccgaagaagaagaagaagaagaaagggttTGAGAGAGTGAGAGTAAAAAGGGTAGAAGCGAGAGAGGCGCGATTCTGTGTAGTGACTGATGGGTTTTGTCTACAATTGTTCTTTTTTGACCGTGTCTAGCACTCTTTTAGTTTAGAACGAACGAAATGTTACACTTTCAATTTCATGATGGATCCTACATCATCAGCACCCCCAAATACTTAATGATTACACGTGAATTAACATATTTTGGCTTTAATTAATTCGATGATGAATGTCATCagactttttttattcataagcaGTCATTTCTTAAATATGTGTCATGAAACACGTTTtcttattgtatttatttatgagtttattttaatacattattattattattataaaatatattttaattaattaaaattattttaaatataatattataattattacaaaattcaataaattttaattataaaaaaacatgcttagctaataatataaaaatcataattaaattatttatttattcattcattctttTACACCGTGGCCattagaattaaatttaaacctTAAGTAAATTGTTTAAgttcatatttataaaaacaattcaaGCATGCTCTTTGAGAATCAATTAATTGGTATTGTCAGAATCTATGTGCAATTAAATTTACGTAGGTGTGCATAAAATTCATGTAAATATACGAGAAATTTATTATGGAATAAGCAAGTAAACAATTTATCTTCACATTTAATAATTTCAGTGGTTTATTTCATAATAAAGTTGtgtttattatttaagttaaattttcaTACACTATTaatgcaaatatattttaaactattaaataattataaattatgttaaatatgataattaatgtaattattataaaatctaCCAATTAAATTATACACGACAATCTATGTAATTAaatagaagtattttttttaactgccagaaattttaaataaattatttttgttaatgagtgttttaaaatattagttaaaaattatttcatgtttttttttcaattttttttaatttaggtcttaaaataatattattgaaaaagttctgataattaatcattttaaagagaatattttttttttcatttactcaAAATCTGTGGACCGTTTACACCAGATTTTAATGGAAGTAATATTTAAATCTCTCACGCGCGAGTGACTGCTTTCTCTCCCctttcttcaagaatttggaTTACATTGgtagttaattaattactagTACAATGTATGCCCAATAAAGTAGTCGAATTTAGTTAACCCATGtgaattttcataattattacGACATGACCCAAACAATCAATGTGGCTGCTCCTAGAAGGAAttgttagaataaaaaatgaacccAATTAGACGTTTAATAGACTTAATCATGATCAACATCATTAACGTTTAGTTTTCATTAAAACcaaattaatagttaaattgTTTTGATCCAATTAAACTTTGTCGTCTAAAATACGGAAAGAAAAGTTTGTTGAATAATTAGTATTACCAGtaattactctaaatttgttATTTCCTATATTAAATACATGCCGACTAAGTTAAATCAGTTTGCTGTTTTATtagtaaaatagaaaaaactagAAAATAAATCCTTTTGTTATTTCCTATATTAAATACAACTTTTGTCTACTCTAAATTTTATCCACTTATCTTCAAATAAatccttttgttatttttcttaccttttattagtaaataaatattttatccttaatattaaaataatcatattaaataaattaaataaatttttattttaataatacttatttcaaaaaagaaagaaatcccTACATATTCTACGACCTCtatttcaaacatattaaaaaaaaagaaaactaaaaagtcACCGGCCCAACGacttctaaaaaaatcaaatttcataataaagtcAAAGAAATTTGGaccaacaatgttttttttcatctacAAGATCCAAATCCAAAATCTTACTTTAACTCACTACTATTTGGACCAACAATTTATCgatatacaaattaatatttgatttatttttctataa
Encoded proteins:
- the LOC114397455 gene encoding uncharacterized protein LOC114397455, with the protein product MYGISKEKWTQFCQSRRDPSWENVRKKAQAVQKQNTAPHVMSRGGYEYLEKKLMDEKRKKKLEEATQSGSTDTVIDPPSPIKRHVKWKLARTKKTGDMTSEAAKEIADKIDALEEQASQGSFVTHGRHDILTAAIGRPEHPGRVRAVRAGITIKQYFGSASRTSSIAPEYLQQLTQQIKDQLEDSITEKVTRRLMLSLSQMQSQGLALPPEPDVGPSAARVSTKESCVDPSGNDLDTGDSYKCGLYIEEYPSRLVALGRVYEGSTTIHNIPLLHDQVKVGVEEIRDVDAPIPVPTKEVKVVGQALNTFLAWSTHLVKRLSEQGAVRPAKPADRPDDEVDDPLYLMTLTIPQLFLKPLQVMWDATLFGLFNENFPLYIKHEDLSEIAHGGQCLSISVIQLWILHMTETSMRAGNIDVYGFLEPHIV